GCCGCGCTCGAGGCGGCGCTCGCGATCGCCCGCCGACGCCTCACCGACACCGTGAGCCGCGACCAGGTCGCCGCCACGCAGCTCGCCGTGATCGGGATGGGCAAGGCGGGAGCCCGAGAGCTGAACTACGTCAGCGACGTCGACGTCATCTTCGTCGGCGGCACGATCGACGAAGAGGTCGTCTCGGAGGCGCGGGCGATCGACATCGCCACGCGTCTCGCCAGGGAGACGATGCGCGCGCTGAGCGGGATCGAGGTCGAGCCGCCGCTGTGGGAGGTCGATGCGGCGCTCCGACCGGAGGGCAAGCAGGGAGCGCTGGTGCGGTCCCTCGGCTCCCATCTCGCGTACTACGACCGGTGGGCGAAGAGCTGGGAGTTCCAGGCACTGCTCAAGGCGCGTCCGCTCGCCGGTGATCCGGAGCTCGGGGCGGCCTACATCGCAGCGCTCCAGCCGAAGGTCTTCTCGAGCGCCGCGAGGGAGAACTTCGTCGACAGCGTGCAGCGGATGCGCGAACGCGTCATGGAGCACATCGACCCCGAGGATGCGCCGTACCAGATCAAGCTCGGATCCGGTGGGCTGCGCGACATCGAGTTCACCGTCCAGCTCCTGCAGCTCGTGCACGGCCTGACGGATGCACGGCTGCGCACGCGCGGCACTCTGGAGAGCCTGGATGCGCTGGTCGAGGGCGGTTACATCGGGCGGGCCGAGGCGGCATCCTTCGCCGACGACTACTGCGTCCTGCGGCTGATGGAGCACCGCCTGCAGCTCACGGATCTCAGCCGCACCCACCTGATGCCCCGCACACCCGCAGGGCTCCGCGTGCTGGCCCGCAGCACGGGGCTCGGCGACTCGGGGGAGGCAATCTGGGCTCGCTGGGAGAGCGTGCGGCGCGAGGTGCGCGACATCCACACGCGGCTGTTCTACCGCCCGCTGCTCAGCGCGGTGGCCTCGCTCCCCGAGGAGGAGCGGACGCTGTCGACCGAGCAGGCGCACGACAGGCTGATGGCGATCGGGTTCCGCGACCCCGCCGGCGCCCTCCGTCACATCGGGGCGCTCACGACGGGACTCAGCCGCAAGGCGACCATCCAGCGGCACCTCATGCCCGTGATGGTCCGCTGGTTCGCCGACGGCAGCGACCCCGACTACGCGCTGATCGCCTTCCGACGCATCAGCGAGAGGCTCGGCGACACGCCCTGGTTCCTGCGGATGCTGCGCGACTCCTCCGGTGCAGCGGAGAGTCTGACCCGACTGCTGTCGTCATCGCGGTACGTGGGGGAGCTGATGGAGTGGATCCCGGAGTCCGTCGCCTGGCTCGACAGCAGCGAGCTGCTGCGCCCCCGCAGCGGTGCAGCGCTCGACGAGGAGGCGAGGGCGATCCAGACCCGCCACCGCAGTGTGGGCGGTGCACTGCAGGCGGTGCGCGCGCTGCGGCGTCGTGAGCTGCTGCGCACCGCGATGGGCGGCGTGCTCGACGTGCTCTCGATCGAGCAGATCGCCACGTCCCTCACCGAGATCACGGATGCGACGATCCAGTCGGCTCTGCGCGCCGTGCGGCGCGAGATCGTCCCCGCCGAGGACGACGCCCTCGACTTCGCAGTGATCGGCATGGGGCGCTTCGGTGGCGCGGAGCTCGGCTTCGGGTCCGACGCCGACATCCTCTACGTGTACGACGCCAACGGAGTCGACCCGCAGCGCGCGCAGTCTCTCGCCAGCAAGATCGTCGCAGGGCTCCGGGAGCACCTCACCGATCACCGGGTGCCGCTCGACCTCGACGCCGATCTGCGTCCCGAGGGCCGCAACGGCCCTGTGGTCCGCTCGATCGACGCCTACGCCGAGTACTACCGCCGCTGGTCCCTCTCCTGGGAGGCGCAGGCGCTGCTGCGGGCCCGAGGAGTGGCCGGCAGCACGACTCTCATCGAGAAGTTCACCCGGCTCGCCGACAGCATCCGCTACCCGG
This genomic interval from Microbacterium hydrocarbonoxydans contains the following:
- a CDS encoding bifunctional [glutamine synthetase] adenylyltransferase/[glutamine synthetase]-adenylyl-L-tyrosine phosphorylase; amino-acid sequence: MARSDDSVSLSALARLGFAELSEAAENLTELATLIGVERSLLLGEADAADPDAAVEGMLRVARRDPAPLATLFGDARARRRAWRVFGASHGFADFFLRHPDQISVLGDASADLPSADELRRRMLDAVGAVDGFAESGDDAAVVTLRVAYRRNLAEIAAIDLTAHNPVRIVGDVAAALADIAGAALEAALAIARRRLTDTVSRDQVAATQLAVIGMGKAGARELNYVSDVDVIFVGGTIDEEVVSEARAIDIATRLARETMRALSGIEVEPPLWEVDAALRPEGKQGALVRSLGSHLAYYDRWAKSWEFQALLKARPLAGDPELGAAYIAALQPKVFSSAARENFVDSVQRMRERVMEHIDPEDAPYQIKLGSGGLRDIEFTVQLLQLVHGLTDARLRTRGTLESLDALVEGGYIGRAEAASFADDYCVLRLMEHRLQLTDLSRTHLMPRTPAGLRVLARSTGLGDSGEAIWARWESVRREVRDIHTRLFYRPLLSAVASLPEEERTLSTEQAHDRLMAIGFRDPAGALRHIGALTTGLSRKATIQRHLMPVMVRWFADGSDPDYALIAFRRISERLGDTPWFLRMLRDSSGAAESLTRLLSSSRYVGELMEWIPESVAWLDSSELLRPRSGAALDEEARAIQTRHRSVGGALQAVRALRRRELLRTAMGGVLDVLSIEQIATSLTEITDATIQSALRAVRREIVPAEDDALDFAVIGMGRFGGAELGFGSDADILYVYDANGVDPQRAQSLASKIVAGLREHLTDHRVPLDLDADLRPEGRNGPVVRSIDAYAEYYRRWSLSWEAQALLRARGVAGSTTLIEKFTRLADSIRYPAEIDLQGTREIKRIKARVEGERLPQGVDPRRHLKLGPGTLSDVEWLVQLLQLQHAHEVPELRTTSTLTALDAAVTAGFVPSESADLLREAWLLSSRLRSAITLFTGKTSDVLPTDPRDLDAIGRLLGYPDRSASVLDDDYLGVTRRARRAFEQLFYG